In one Mesorhizobium australicum genomic region, the following are encoded:
- a CDS encoding helix-turn-helix transcriptional regulator, which produces MKPDDAVLPPRYLRTPEAARFLGLSARTLEKHRSYGTGPAYRKLGGRVVYALEDIQAWAARGTKTSTSDPNGSVLPAKRHPPRLIPYAGHEKR; this is translated from the coding sequence ATGAAACCCGACGACGCCGTCCTGCCACCACGCTATCTGCGCACCCCCGAGGCGGCCCGTTTCCTTGGCCTGTCCGCTCGCACCCTGGAGAAGCACCGAAGTTACGGAACCGGTCCCGCCTACCGCAAACTCGGCGGACGCGTCGTCTACGCGCTGGAGGATATCCAGGCGTGGGCGGCGCGGGGCACCAAGACCTCGACCTCCGATCCGAACGGATCGGTCCTGCCGGCCAAACGCCATCCCCCCCGGCTCATCCCCTATGCCGGCCACGAAAAGCGCTGA
- a CDS encoding replication initiator protein A: MQHDPLSERVQLEPFQALPGGFVPRDAQDLMAYPFFSLSKSHRTSPIDFSAGTISIRVEAVPDHGMATIWDADILIWAASQIVEARDQGLRTSRLMAATPYEILTFIGRGTSLRDYLRLKAALDRLQSTTVATTIRQPEGRRHRFSWINEWQERTDRLNKPAGIELILPDWFYRAVMDDALVLTIDRAYFGLTGGIDRWLYRLVRKHGGRQRAGWRFDFRHLHLKSGSLSPFRRFAFELRDIICRQPLPGYTLFTEVEISGRVLLAFEPVARPVDRLVPSGTRPIVPSGTAASCYREQAKPLSRRDHTRISAPNLESNTESNLFSRAGVGHKQSQFDVRLPASPRQGPRKADQS; this comes from the coding sequence ATGCAACACGATCCCTTGTCCGAGCGTGTGCAGCTCGAGCCCTTTCAAGCGCTTCCCGGCGGTTTCGTGCCGCGCGATGCGCAGGACCTGATGGCCTATCCATTTTTCTCACTGTCGAAATCACACCGTACGTCGCCGATCGACTTCTCCGCCGGCACCATCTCGATCCGTGTCGAAGCCGTTCCCGATCATGGCATGGCGACGATCTGGGACGCCGACATCCTGATCTGGGCCGCCAGCCAGATCGTAGAGGCGCGCGACCAGGGCCTGCGCACCTCGCGCCTGATGGCAGCAACACCCTACGAGATCCTCACCTTCATCGGCCGCGGCACGTCGCTTCGCGACTATCTTCGCCTCAAGGCGGCTCTTGACCGATTACAGTCGACGACTGTCGCGACGACGATCCGCCAGCCGGAAGGACGCCGCCATCGCTTCTCCTGGATCAACGAGTGGCAGGAGCGAACAGACCGGCTCAACAAGCCGGCGGGCATAGAACTGATCCTGCCGGACTGGTTCTACCGCGCCGTCATGGACGACGCGCTCGTACTGACCATCGATCGAGCCTATTTCGGCCTGACCGGCGGCATCGACCGATGGCTCTACCGTCTGGTCCGCAAGCATGGCGGACGCCAGCGTGCCGGCTGGCGCTTCGACTTCCGCCATCTCCATCTCAAGTCCGGCAGTCTGTCGCCGTTCAGACGCTTCGCGTTTGAGCTTCGGGACATCATCTGCCGCCAGCCGCTCCCCGGCTACACGCTGTTCACTGAAGTTGAAATCAGCGGCCGCGTTCTGCTCGCCTTCGAGCCAGTTGCACGGCCTGTGGACCGGCTCGTGCCATCGGGAACCCGCCCCATCGTGCCATCGGGAACGGCGGCCTCGTGCTATCGGGAACAGGCCAAGCCGCTAAGCCGTCGCGATCACACGAGAATCTCCGCGCCTAACTTGGAATCTAACACCGAGTCTAACCTCTTTTCGCGCGCTGGCGTCGGGCACAAGCAAAGCCAGTTCGATGTCCGCTTGCCTGCCTCGCCGAGGCAAGGACCGCGCAAGGCGGACCAGTCATGA
- a CDS encoding DUF2840 domain-containing protein produces MRVFGKATGRVADGDLTTVELTWVEKRVEHRIRFGRPLRIHTIDRRRRVVSFAPDRVFAFVRWSANDFGTIVSRIDIVRTVTVGEAYQTLPFVRPGGEVLLKVHGWPKVERVLQLIDAIERIGIDPEAVSPDHWHHVHNRLTAGQEPRGYTLDHHRAFLARRRAEP; encoded by the coding sequence ATGAGGGTTTTCGGTAAGGCAACAGGCCGGGTCGCCGATGGCGACCTCACCACCGTTGAGCTGACCTGGGTGGAGAAGCGGGTCGAACATCGCATCCGCTTCGGTCGACCTTTGCGCATCCACACCATCGACCGGCGACGGCGTGTCGTCAGCTTCGCGCCGGATCGCGTCTTTGCCTTTGTCCGCTGGTCAGCGAACGACTTCGGAACGATCGTCTCTCGTATCGACATCGTGCGAACTGTCACCGTTGGCGAAGCCTATCAGACGCTGCCCTTCGTGCGGCCGGGCGGCGAGGTTCTGCTCAAGGTCCATGGTTGGCCGAAGGTCGAGCGTGTTCTCCAGCTCATCGACGCCATCGAACGTATCGGCATCGATCCGGAAGCGGTGTCGCCCGATCACTGGCATCACGTCCACAACCGATTGACCGCCGGACAGGAACCGCGCGGCTACACGCTCGATCATCACCGCGCCTTCCTCGCGCGCCGGAGGGCCGAACCATGA
- a CDS encoding S26 family signal peptidase: protein MSRAKLFLATALAALGVGVPGLRPMPTKWIWNASASAPVGLYTIDLDGPFEITDLVAINPSEPLASLFAERGYLPRGTLLIKRILAVSGQIVCRANLTITVDGIEVGAALERDRAGRDLPAWQGCRRVQRGEVFVMNWQVPDSLDGRYFGLTLTDQIIGRALPLWTDEDATGRFRWWAPTR, encoded by the coding sequence ATGAGCCGCGCCAAACTGTTCCTCGCGACAGCACTCGCGGCTCTAGGCGTCGGCGTTCCAGGCCTCAGGCCAATGCCGACCAAGTGGATCTGGAATGCGTCGGCAAGCGCGCCGGTCGGCCTCTACACGATCGATCTCGACGGACCGTTCGAAATCACCGATCTTGTCGCCATCAACCCTTCCGAACCGCTTGCGAGCCTCTTCGCCGAGCGTGGCTATCTGCCGAGGGGCACGCTGCTGATAAAGCGCATCCTAGCCGTTTCAGGCCAGATCGTCTGCCGCGCGAACCTCACCATCACGGTGGATGGCATCGAGGTTGGTGCTGCGCTCGAACGCGACCGGGCCGGCCGCGATCTTCCCGCCTGGCAGGGCTGCCGCCGCGTCCAACGCGGGGAAGTCTTCGTCATGAACTGGCAGGTCCCAGACAGCCTCGACGGCCGCTACTTCGGCTTGACTTTGACCGACCAGATCATCGGCCGCGCCCTTCCGCTGTGGACCGACGAGGACGCAACCGGCCGCTTCCGATGGTGGGCGCCAACACGCTGA
- a CDS encoding DUF736 domain-containing protein, translating to MPQIGQFTREQTGFVGRIQTLTLFRAIAVIPADPSEAENAPDYRVHARDDGSDEIGPAIGAGWKRTGERAGEYVALLVDDPALSQPIRAYLFRDDEAGHGWSLHWSRPRDRAEKD from the coding sequence ATGCCGCAGATTGGACAATTCACCCGTGAACAAACCGGCTTCGTCGGGCGCATCCAAACTCTGACGCTGTTCCGTGCCATCGCGGTCATTCCGGCCGATCCGTCCGAAGCAGAGAATGCGCCGGACTATCGTGTTCATGCGCGCGACGACGGCAGCGACGAAATCGGTCCGGCGATCGGCGCGGGTTGGAAACGTACCGGCGAACGCGCCGGGGAATATGTCGCGTTGCTAGTCGACGATCCGGCTTTATCGCAGCCGATCCGCGCATACCTGTTTCGCGACGACGAGGCCGGCCATGGCTGGTCGTTGCACTGGTCTCGCCCCCGCGATCGCGCCGAGAAGGATTGA
- a CDS encoding lytic transglycosylase domain-containing protein encodes MSAGRHSTFRPPAFGLHRTVRSTALLLLSGLSLASVMPASMMAQDAPFARPSQRDPYAGHVAEASRRFGIPIAWIKAVMRAESAGDRRAISFAGAMGLMQIMPATWTDLRTRHGLGRDPYDPRDNILAGTAYLREMLDRYGTVGGMLAAYNAGPARYDEYVMTGRPLPAETRAYVASFAPRIDGSGDTNSAAMVEVYRSDWTRSPLFFAQFAPVSATAFVSADRSLDGRPVATTVRTVSVSAPQPNGLFVARAAAGEPR; translated from the coding sequence ATGAGTGCCGGGCGCCACTCGACGTTCCGTCCGCCTGCGTTCGGGCTGCACAGAACCGTTCGCAGCACGGCTCTCCTTCTCCTTTCCGGCCTGTCCCTGGCGAGCGTCATGCCGGCGAGCATGATGGCACAGGACGCGCCGTTCGCCCGACCGTCGCAACGCGATCCTTATGCCGGTCACGTCGCCGAGGCATCGCGGCGCTTCGGCATTCCGATTGCTTGGATCAAGGCGGTAATGCGCGCCGAAAGCGCCGGTGACCGCCGCGCAATATCCTTTGCCGGGGCGATGGGCCTGATGCAGATCATGCCCGCGACGTGGACCGACCTGCGCACTCGCCATGGCCTCGGCCGTGATCCCTATGACCCGCGCGATAACATTCTCGCGGGTACGGCTTATCTGCGCGAGATGCTTGACCGGTACGGAACTGTCGGCGGCATGCTCGCCGCCTACAATGCCGGCCCGGCGCGCTATGACGAATACGTCATGACCGGCCGCCCGCTGCCGGCAGAGACGCGCGCCTACGTCGCTTCGTTCGCACCGCGCATCGACGGTTCCGGCGACACGAATTCAGCAGCCATGGTCGAGGTCTACCGATCGGACTGGACACGTTCGCCGCTGTTCTTCGCACAGTTCGCGCCCGTCTCCGCAACCGCTTTCGTGTCGGCCGATCGATCGCTCGATGGCCGCCCGGTTGCGACCACTGTGCGTACTGTCTCCGTGAGCGCGCCGCAACCGAACGGCCTGTTCGTGGCGCGCGCCGCAGCCGGAGAGCCGCGATGA
- a CDS encoding relaxase/mobilization nuclease domain-containing protein, producing MSDEREFRARPGRIRSSKAQRARPFIAQALAAAQKAGGSVSRQGRIGPGNRSRFGRGQRASVQANRLLTARSRGAVIKARVVRMNLRGGNLPNHLSYLRREGVTRDGEKARLFGPGVEDADAEDFAERCKDDRHHFRFIVSPDDALEMADLKSFTRDLVGQMEKDLGTRLDWVAVDHWNTEHPHVHLIVRGVRDDGQNLVISRDYIKEGMRDRARDLITQELGPRTDKDIRRALERQIEAERWTSLDRQLKRDGLKSGIIDLAPRAGEQPDDYHALKIGRLRTLEIFGVAHQVGHSQWFLSDDAEATMRQMGERGDVIKRIHRALAERGIERGAASFVLAGERINQAVIGRLVDRGLDDELDGTAYVVIDGVDGRTHHIKLPDLDAAGDSAPGSIVELRKFEDTQGRQRVAIAVRSDLPIENQISATGATWLDRQAVSRDPAALGEGGFGREVREALDRRAEHLAEKGLAQRQGSRVIFEQRLLDTLRRREIEAVGEKLASELGRPFNKAATGDVVAGTYRQRFAMASGRFAMIDDGLGFQLVPWTPSLDRKLGQHISGVARGDTGVDWSFGRKRGLGR from the coding sequence ATGAGCGACGAACGCGAGTTCCGCGCCCGCCCTGGCCGCATCCGATCGAGCAAGGCGCAGCGCGCGCGGCCCTTCATTGCCCAGGCACTCGCCGCCGCGCAGAAGGCCGGCGGCTCGGTGTCCCGTCAGGGCAGGATAGGTCCTGGCAACCGCTCGCGTTTCGGCCGCGGACAACGGGCTTCCGTTCAGGCCAACCGGCTACTCACGGCGCGCTCGCGCGGTGCGGTGATCAAGGCCCGCGTCGTGCGCATGAACCTGCGCGGCGGCAATCTGCCCAACCACCTGTCCTATCTCCGCCGCGAGGGCGTGACCCGGGATGGGGAGAAGGCGAGGCTCTTCGGTCCGGGCGTCGAGGATGCAGACGCCGAGGATTTCGCCGAGCGCTGCAAGGACGACCGTCATCATTTCCGCTTCATCGTCTCGCCCGACGACGCGCTGGAGATGGCCGACCTCAAATCCTTCACCCGCGATCTCGTCGGTCAAATGGAGAAGGACCTCGGCACCAGGCTGGACTGGGTTGCGGTCGATCACTGGAACACCGAGCATCCGCATGTCCACCTGATCGTACGCGGTGTGCGCGACGACGGCCAGAACCTGGTGATTTCGCGCGACTACATCAAGGAGGGTATGCGCGATCGTGCGCGCGACCTCATCACCCAGGAGCTCGGCCCGCGCACTGACAAGGACATCCGCCGCGCGCTCGAACGCCAGATCGAGGCCGAACGCTGGACCAGTCTCGACCGGCAGCTCAAACGCGACGGCCTGAAAAGCGGCATCATCGATCTTGCCCCCCGCGCCGGCGAACAGCCCGACGACTATCATGCGCTCAAGATCGGGCGGTTGCGCACCCTCGAGATCTTCGGTGTCGCCCATCAGGTCGGCCACAGCCAATGGTTCCTGTCTGATGATGCGGAAGCCACGATGCGACAGATGGGCGAGCGCGGCGACGTCATCAAGCGAATCCACCGTGCGCTCGCCGAGCGCGGCATCGAGCGCGGCGCCGCGAGCTTCGTGCTGGCGGGCGAGCGGATAAACCAGGCCGTCATCGGGCGCTTGGTCGATCGTGGGCTCGACGACGAGTTGGATGGAACGGCCTATGTGGTGATCGACGGTGTCGACGGCCGCACCCACCACATCAAGCTCCCAGACCTCGACGCGGCTGGCGACAGCGCGCCGGGCTCGATCGTCGAGCTGCGGAAGTTCGAAGACACGCAAGGCCGGCAAAGAGTAGCGATCGCCGTGCGCTCGGACCTACCGATCGAGAACCAGATCTCGGCAACCGGGGCGACATGGCTCGACCGTCAGGCCGTCTCCCGCGATCCGGCGGCGCTCGGCGAGGGCGGCTTCGGCCGGGAGGTGCGGGAGGCGCTCGACCGCCGCGCCGAGCATCTGGCCGAGAAAGGCCTCGCCCAGCGCCAGGGCAGCCGGGTCATCTTCGAACAACGGCTTCTCGACACGCTGCGCCGCCGTGAGATCGAGGCAGTCGGCGAGAAGCTGGCATCCGAACTCGGCCGGCCCTTCAATAAGGCGGCAACGGGAGACGTCGTTGCCGGCACATATCGCCAGCGCTTCGCTATGGCGTCGGGTCGCTTCGCCATGATCGACGATGGGCTCGGCTTCCAGCTCGTCCCATGGACGCCTTCGCTCGACAGGAAACTCGGGCAGCATATCTCGGGCGTCGCCCGCGGCGACACAGGTGTCGATTGGAGCTTCGGCCGGAAGCGAGGTCTCGGACGATAA